A window from Setaria italica strain Yugu1 chromosome VIII, Setaria_italica_v2.0, whole genome shotgun sequence encodes these proteins:
- the LOC111258246 gene encoding putative disease resistance protein RGA1: MAEILAGLLTSAVVGIAKDRLAAAIAEQANLLWNFGDDLKDMNSVLEAISAVLHDAERRSAKEKLVQLWLKRLKHAALDITDMLEDYQDTSDRLTAKKPAVLSCLPVAHKKIVVANRMKSMREVLRKINKDFRDFEFSNGGTCTSLEQHDDHRETSSRLPEEPIIGRNREKQEIINLLSAGTNNDETVIVSIHGLGGMGKSTLAQLIYNDAQFKKYDHRIWVYVSRDFNLKKIGNSIISLITIEAGQQNRDTLEAINQLVDNLLRGKKVLIVLDDLWEEKDTELGKLRSMLQVGKKGTTIDVIVTTRKEDIARKVSTCTPYKLEHLNDYTCWEIIKRYSRFEDQHYQERLEKIGLDIAKKCGGVALAAQALGYMLQSKDLSGWTEINNSDIWNESFEDNGGVLPSLKLSYERMQPQLRICFSYCAIFPKGHNIAEDDLIHQWIALGFIKPSKGKECTRQLLGMSFLQVSKLPKTSRDRMERYTMHDLVHDLATLVMGDELIVSNGASKNNKAYSQKYCRYASVTKYDQATRLSNVLPSKVRALHFSDNGKLDLSCGVFSFAKWLRILDFSGCSGILLPASIGQLKQLKYLTAPGIQNEVLLEFTTELQKLQYLNLNGSSHISELPESMGKLGSLRYLGLSGCSGISKLPGSFGDLNCMMHLVMSGCSEIRELPNSLGNLTNLHHLDLSECSSLKAIPESLCGLMHLQYLNLSFCHCITWLPEDIGSLVNLQYLNMSHCGVREFPESFKRLRNLLHLHLRFCSIEKGLAAALHGLTALQYLDMSNVSCTDNFEKEDLPLPVAMRNLTSLKVLKLDGISPTNVNFIGTLTNLEHLDLSFSGFEYLPESIGNLKRLHTLNLKYCWKLESLPESIGCATGLKSIVLDGCSHKLMDQASSLLCYSLTLPLFKVRADDVSAHSNLHVLEGENVVSELHIVSLENVRLLEEAQKLKLSTKHSLLTLKLVWTLDADRHLEDKDLLGQLVPPMSLKILSLQGYSSPGFPGWLMAISLHLPNLTRIQFYDLPTCSNLPPLGQLPYLESLHLYKLPNVSKIDGGICGGKGAFPRLAMFIVQEMDGLEEWNTTCPGEDGVEEFMLPMLDVLDVSYCPKLRLKPCPPKCREFMISRSDQVISSLEEVETSSHRCNSTPTTTSLFIICEHHSFRLFHHFPALQKLTFSSCSNLTSLPEGIQQLSSLQSLKLHHCDSISALPEWLSDISSLKKLTIRGACGRIKSLPACIQHLTNLKQLLIENNRELQQWCESEENMAKLAHIKIVKMLISHP, from the exons ATGGCGGAGATCTTAGCTGGATTGCTCACTTCCGCCGTCGTCGGCATCGCAAAAGATAGGctggccgccgccatcgcggaGCAGGCCAATTTGCTTTGGAACTTTGGCGACGACCTGAAGGACATGAACTCGGTGCTGGAGGCCATCTCAGCGGTGCTCCACGATGCCGAGAGGCGGTCGGCCAAGGAGAAGTTGGTGCAGCTGTGGCTCAAGCGGCTCAAGCATGCTGCCTTAGACATCACCGACATGCTCGAAGACTACCAAGACACTAGCGATCGGCTAACTGCAAAG AAGCCAGCAGTGCTTTCATGTCTACCAGTTGCACACAAGAAGATTGTCGTGGCTAATAGGATGAAGAGTATGAGAGAAGTGCTGAGGAAAATCAACAAGGACTTTCGGGATTTTGAATTCTCAAACGGTGGCACTTGCACATCTCTTGAGCAACATGATGACCATCGTGAAACATCATCACGTTTGCCTGAAGAACCAATAATTGGGAGGAATAGAGAAAAGCAGGAAATCATAAACCTCTTATCCGCAGGTACCAACAATGATGAGACTGTGATTGTTTCTATCCATGGCCTCGGAGGTATGGGCAAGAGTACTTTGGCACAACTAATTTATAATGATGCGCAATTCAAGAAGTATGACCATCGTATATGGGTTTATGTGTCCCGGGATTTCAATCTAAAGAAAATAGGAAACTCTATAATTTCTCTAATAACAATAGAAGCAGGCCAGCAGAATAGGGATACACTGGAAGCCATAAATCAGTTGGTAGATAACCTACTCCGTGGCAAGAAGGTTCTTATTGTTTTAGATGACTTATGGGAGGAAAAAGACACTGAGTTGGGGAAACTGAGGAGTATGCTTCAGGTGGGCAAGAAGGGCACTACCATAGATGTCATAGTAACCACGCGCAAGGAAGACATTGCAAGGAAAGTTTCCACATGTACACCATACAAGCTGGAGCATTTGAACGATTATACATGCTGGGAAATAATTAAGAGATATAGCAGATTTGAAGATCAACATTACCAAGAAAGATTAGAGAAGATAGGATTGGACATTGCAAAGAAATGTGGAGGTGTGGCATTAGCAGCTCAAGCACTTGGGTACATGCTACAGTCCAAAGACCTGTCCGGATGGACTGAAATAAACAACAGTGATATCTGGAATGAATCCTTTGAAGATAATGGTGGTGTGCTACCGTCCTTGAAGTTAAGTTATGAAAGGATGCAACCACAGCTAAGGATATGCTTTTCTTATTGTGCCATATTCCCAAAAGGCCATAATATTGCTGAAGATGATTTGATTCACCAATGGATTGCTCTTGGTTTTATCAAGCCATCGAAGGGGAAGGAATGCACCAGGCAACTTTTGGGCATGTCCTTCCTTCAAGTTTCAAAGTTGCCCAAG ACTTCGCGAGATCGTATGGAGCGGTACACTATGCACGACCTGGTGCATGATCTAGCGACATTGGTCATGGGTGATGAGTTAATTGTTTCTAATGGTGCGTCGAAGAATAATAAAGCATATAGCCAAAAATATTGTCGCTATGCATCAGTTACCAAATATGACCAGGCAACAAGGTTATCCAATGTTTTACCCTCAAAGGTGAGGGCACTTCATTTCTCAGATAATGGCAAGCTGGATCTCTCTTGTGGGGTATTTTCGTTTGCAAAGTGGTTGCGTATTTTGGATTTTAGTGGATGCTCTGGTATACTGTTGCCAGCCTCTATTGGGCAACTGAAGCAGCTGAAGTACCTTACTGCTCCAGGAATACAAAATGAAGTTCTCCTAGAGTTTACGACTGAGCTACAAAAACTGCAGTACCTGAACCTAAATGGATCTTCTCACATTTCTGAACTACCAGAATCAATGGGCAAGCTTGGGTCACTGAGATATCTGGGTTTGTCAGGTTGTTCAGGCATATCAAAACTGCCAGGATCATTTGGTGATTTAAACTGTATGATGCATCTTGTCATGTCAGGTTGTTCTGAGATACGTGAACTACCAAATTCACTTGGTAATCTTACAAATTTGCATCATCTTGATTTATCTGAATGTTCCAGTCTCAAGGCAATACCTGAATCTTTGTGTGGCCTCATGCATCTCCAGTATTTGAACTTATCATTTTGTCATTGTATCACATGGCTACCAGAAGATATAGGTAGCCTGGTCAATCTACAGTATTTAAACATGTCACATTGTGGTGTCAGGGAATTTCCAGAGTCATTTAAGAGGCTTCGTAATTTATTGCATCTACATTTGAGATTCTGCTCTATTGAGAAAGGCTTAGCGGCAGCTCTGCATGGCCTCACCGCATTACAATATCTGGATATGTCAAACGTGAGCTGCACGGATAATTTTGAGAAGGAAGATCTGCCTCTGCCTGTAGCTATGAGAAACCTCACCAGTCTTAAGGTTTTGAAATTGGATGGTATCAGTCCTACGAATGTTAATTTCATCGGTACCCTTACCAATCTTGAGCATCTGGACCTATCGTTCAGTGGATTTGAGTATCTACCAGAAAGTATTGGTAATCTCAAAAGGCTGCATACACTAAATCTCAAGTATTGCTGGAAGCTCGAGTCCCTCCCAGAGAGTATAGGTTGTGCAACTGGGTTGAAGTCTATAGTGCTGGATGGGTGCTCACACAAATTGATGGATCAGGCCAGTTCACTATTGTGCTATTCACTAACATTACCACTCTTTAAGGTTCGTGCTGATGACGTCAGTGCTCATAGCAATCTGCATGTGCTCGAGGGTGAAAATGTCGTCAGTGAGTTACATATAGTTTCCCTTGAAAACGTAAGACTTCTGGAGGAAGCACAGAAACTTAAGCTGTCTACCAAACATAGTCTTTTGACTTTGAAGCTGGTTTGGACCTTGGATGCTGATCGACATCTGGAGGACAAGGATTTGTTGGGACAACTAGTGCCACCAATGAGCCTGAAGATCTTGAGTCTACAAGGTTATAGCAGTCCGGGCTTTCCTGGCTGGCTCATGGCCATTTCTCTTCATCTCCCGAATCTCACTCGTATTCAATTTTATGATCTGCCTACATGTAGCAACCTACCACCACTTGGACAGTTACCGTACCTAGAGAGCCTGCATCTCTATAAGTTACCCAATGTTTCAAAAATTGACGGGGGTATTTGCGGTGGAAAAGGAGCGTTCCCCCGATTAGCAATGTTCATAGTGCAGGAGATGGATGGTTTGGAGGAGTGGAATACAACATGCCCTGGCGAAGATGGTGTGGAGGAGTTCATGCTCCCTATGCTAGATGTACTCGACGTATCTTATTGTCCAAAGTTGAGGTTGAAACCATGCCCACCCAAATGCCGTGAGTTCATGATATCAAGAAGCGACCAAGTTATATCTTCACTGGAGGAGGTAGAAACCAGCAGCCATCGCTGCAACTCTACTCCAACCACCACCAGCCTGTTTATCATATGTGAGCACCACAGTTTCAGGCTGTTTCACCACTTCCCTGCCCTCCAGAAGTTGACTTTCTCCTCCTGTTCAAATCTGACGAGCTTGCCGGAGGGCATACAACAACTCTCCTCCCTTCAGTCACTTAAGTTGCATCATTGTGACAGCATATCAGCACTGCCAGAATGGCTGAGCGACATCTCCTCTCTCAAAAAGCTCACCatccggggcgcctgtggtagAATCAAGTCTTTGCCTGCATGTATACAACACCTCACCAACCTCAAGCAGTTACTTATTGAGAACAACAGGGAACTGCAGCAATGGTGCGAATCAGAAGAGAACATGGCCAAGCTCGCACACATCAAAATA GTTAAAATGCTAATCAGTCATCCATAG
- the LOC101772802 gene encoding G-type lectin S-receptor-like serine/threonine-protein kinase At4g03230 has translation MNPKISDFGLAKIFGINDTERNTKRIVGTYGYMAPEYASEGLFSVKSDVFSFGQRASGFHRYGDFINLLGHAWQLWKEERWLQLVDASIAENQNLGMMRCIIIALLCVQENAADRPTMSDVIAMLSSESMTLPEPKHPAYFHVKLTEDEASTLVEPCSLNYVTISGVDGR, from the exons ATGAACCcaaaaatttcagattttgggCTCGCAAAAATATTTGGCATAAATGATACTGAACGAAACACAAAGAGGATTGTTGGGACATA TGGTTATATGGCTCCAGAGTATGCTTCAGAGGGCCTCTTCTCAGTCAAATCTGATGTATTCAGCTTCGGTCAAAGAGCATCAGGTTTCCACCGATATGGAGACTTCATCAACCTTCTTGGGCAC GCATGGCAGTTGTggaaagaagaaagatggcTTCAGCTCGTGGATGCATCAATTGCTGAGAATCAGAATCTAGGGATGATGAGATGTATTATTATCGCATTGTTGTGTGTCCAAGAAAATGCTGCTGATCGACCCACCATGTCAGATGTGATTGCCATGCTAAGCAGTGAAAGCATGACCTTGCCTGAGCCTAAGCACCCGGCATATTTCCATGTAAAGTTGACAGAGGATGAGGCGTCCACACTTGTCGAGCCTTGCAGCCTTAATTATGTCACAATATCTGGTGTTGATGGCAGATAG
- the LOC101755506 gene encoding probable methyltransferase PMT2: protein MANKGSSGARSPLSLVVAMALCCFFYVLGAWQRSGYGKGDSIAAAVNRQAACGGDAAAAGLSFETHRSGDAAIDTNASAATGAGPEFPPCAAALADHTPCHDQDRAMKFPRKNMVYRERHCPAGADDRLRCLVPAPPGYVTPFPWPKSRDYVPFANAPYKSLTVEKAVQNWVQYEGAVFRFPGGGTQFPKGADEYIDRLSSVVPFAGGHVRTVLDTGCGVASLGAYLDSRGVIAMSFAPRDSHEAQVQFALERGVPAFIGVLGSVKLPFPPRSFDMAHCSRCLIPWAGNGGMYMMEIDRVLRPGGYWVLSGPPINWKTNHKAWERTEADLSAEQQRIEEYAAMLCWEKVTEINEIGIWRKRPDPAAACPDRPPVRTCDEANPDDVWYKNMETCITPPAGAGAGELQPFPARLTAVPPRILSGAVPGFTAESYAEENWRWERHVEAYKKVNYKLSTERYRNIMDMNAGVGGFAAAIFSPKAWVMNVVPTAAELSTLGVIYERGLIGMYHDWCEAFSTYPRTYDLIHANGIFTLYKDRCKMEDILLEMDRILRPEGTVILRDDVEILLKVQRTVKGMRWKTLMANHEDSQNIREKVLFAVKRYWTADSDGSEEQKNTDSSSEGKGSEE, encoded by the exons ATGGCGAACAAGGGCAGCTCGGGGGCGCGGAGCCCCCTGAGTCTGGTGGTCGCCATGGCGCTCTGCTGCTTCTTCTACGTGCTCGGCGCCTGGCAGCGCAGCGGCTACGGCAAGGGCGacagcatcgccgccgccgtgaacCGCCAGGCGGcctgcggcggcgacgccgccgccgcggggctcaGCTTCGAGACCCACCGTAGCGGGGACGCGGCCATCGACACCAACGCGTCGGCAGCGACCGGCGCGGGTCCGGAGTTCccgccgtgcgcggcggcgctggcggaccACACGCCGTGCCACGACCAGGACCGCGCCATGAAGTTCCCCCGCAAGAACATGGTGTACCGGGAGCGGCActgccccgccggcgccgacgatcGGCTGCGGTGCCTggtcccggcgccgccggggtacGTGACGCCGTTCCCGTGGCCCAAGAGCCGCGACTACGTGCCTTTCGCCAACGCGCCGTACAAGAGCCTCACCGTCGAGAAGGCCGTCCAGAACTGGGTCCAGTACGAGGGCGCCGTCTTCCGCTTCCCCGGTGGCGGCACGCAGTTCCCCAAGGGCGCCGACGAGTATATCGACCGCCTCTCCTCCGTCGTCCCCTTCGCCGGCGGCCACGTCCGCACCGTCCTCGACACCGGCTGCGGC GTGGCGAGCCTGGGCGCGTACCTGGACTCCCGGGGCGTGATCGCCATGTCGTTCGCGCCGCGGGACTCGCACGAGGCGCAGGTGCAGTTCGCGCTGGAGCGCGGCGTGCCCGCGTTCATCGGCGTCCTCGGCTCCGTCAAGCTCCCCTTCCCGCCGCGCTCCTTCGACATGGCGCACTGCTCCCGCTGTCTCATCCCCTGGGCCGGCAACg GAGGGATGTACATGATGGAGATCGATCGCGTGCTCCGGCCGGGCGGCTACTGGGTGCTCTCCGGCCCGCCGATCAACTGGAAGACGAACCACAAGGCGTGGGAGCGCACGGAGGCCGAcctctccgccgagcagcagcgCATCGAGGAGTACGCCGCCATGCTCTGCTGGGAGAAGGTCACCGAGATCAACGAGATCGGCATCTGGCGGAAGCGgccggaccccgccgccgcctgcccggaCAGGCCGCCGGTCCGGACCTGCGACGAGGCCAACCCCGACGACGTCTGGTACAAGAACATGGAGACGTGCatcacgccgccggccggcgcgggcgccggcgagctgcagcCGTTCCCGGCGCGTCTGACGGCCGTGCCGCCGCGGATTCTGTCCGGCGCCGTGCCGGGCTTCACGGCGGAGTCGTACGCGGAGGAGAACTGGCGGTGGGAGCGGCACGTGGAGGCGTACAAGAAGGTGAACTACAAGCTCAGCACCGAGCGGTACCGGAACATCATGGACATGAACGCCGGCGTGGGCGGGTTCGCCGCGGCGATCTTTTCCCCCAAGGCGTGGGTCATGAACGTCGTGCCGACGGCCGCCGAGCTCTCCACCCTCGGCGTCATCTACGAGCGGGGCCTCATCGGCATGTACCATGACTG GTGTGAAGCTTTCTCTACATACCCAAGGACATACGACCTTATACACGCCAATGGAATCTTCACCCTCTACAAGGACAG GTGCAAGATGGAGGACATCCTGCTTGAGATGGACCGGATTCTTCGCCCGGAGGGGACCGTGATCCTTCGGGACGACGTCGAGATCCTGCTGAAGGTGCAGAGGACGGTGAAGGGAATGCGGTGGAAGACGCTGATGGCAAACCACGAGGACAGCCAGAACATCCGTGAGAAGGTGCTCTTCGCCGTGAAGCGATACTGGACCGCCGACAGCGACGGTTCGGAGGAGCAGAAGAACACGGACAGCTCTTCAGAAGGCAAGGGTTCAGAGGAATAA
- the LOC101755917 gene encoding xylanase inhibitor protein 2 has translation MAFQHRPCCLLLGALLVSHLAAGLAATGPGDVAVYWGRNKDEGTLREACDTGAYTTVLIAFLSAFGHGKYTLDLSGHPVAGVGDDIKHCQSKGVLVLLSIGGQGGEYSLPSSQAATDLADYLWDAFLAGGRASVPRPFGDAQVNGVDLFIDQGATEHYDELVRRLYGYNRYYRGGGITLTATPRCAYPDQRLQGALATGLVGRVHVRLYGDLRCTWAAREAWEKWAAAYPGSRVFVGVVASPEADRDAYMSQKDLYYNVLQFAQKVPNYGGIMVWNRYYDKKNHYISSS, from the coding sequence ATGGCGTTCCAGCACCGGCCCTGCTGCCTCCTCCTGGGAGCTCTCCTCGTCTCCCATCTCGCCGCCGGGCTCGCCGCCACGGGCCCCGGTGACGTGGCCGTGTACTGGGGCCGGAACAAGGACGAGGGCACGCTGCGCGAGGCCTGCGACACGGGCGCCTACACCACCGTCCTCATCGCCTTCCTCAGCGCCTTCGGCCACGGCAAGTACACCCTCGACCTCTCCGGCCACCcggtcgccggcgtcggcgacgacATCAAGCACTGCCAGTCCAAAGGCGTCCTCGTGCTCCTCTCCATCGGCGGGCAGGGCGGCGAGTACTCCCTCCCGTCCTCCCAGGCCGCCACCGACCTCGCCGACTACCTCTGGGACgccttcctcgccggcggccgcgccagCGTGCCCCGGCCCTTCGGCGACGCGCAGGTGAACGGCGTCGACCTCTTCATCGACCAGGGCGCCACCGAGCACTACGACGAGCTGGTCCGGCGGCTGTACGGCTACAACAGGTACTACCGCGGCGGCGGGATCACGctgacggcgacgccgcggtgCGCGTACCCGGACCAGCGGCTGCAGGGGGCGCTGGCGACGGGGCTCGTCGGCCGCGTCCACGTCCGGCTCTACGGCGACCTCCGGTGCAcgtgggcggcgcgggaggcgtGGGAGAAGTGGGCGGCGGCGTACCCTGGCAGCCGCGTGTTCGTCGGCGTGGTGGCGTCGCCGGAGGCCGACAGGGATGCCTACATGTCCCAGAAGGACCTCTACTACAACGTGCTGCAGTTCGCGCAGAAGGTGCCCAACTATGGCGGCATCATGGTCTGGAACAGGTACTACGACAAGAAGAACCACTACATCAGCAGCAGCTAA